TTCCTGCACGACAGGTGTGCGGCGGTGCTGATGGCCTGGTTGCCCGGGGAGACGGGCGCGCGGGCGATCGCCGAGGTCCTCCTCGGCGAGGTCAACCCGAGCGGCAGGCTGCCGATCTCCTACCCCCGGACGGTCGGCCAGCTACCCGTCTTCTACGGCCACAAGGTGTCCGGCGGACGGTCGCACTGGCACGGTGACTACGTCGACTCGCCGGTCGCCCCGCGATACTGCTTCGGGCACGGCCTCGGCTTCGCGCCCTTCACGATCGACGGAGCCGTGGTGGAGCGTGCGGAGGTCGACGCCGGCGACAGCGTCGGTGTCGAGGTCACGGTCACCAACTCCGGACGGCGAGCCGGTGAGGAGGTCGTGCAGCTCTACGTCCGCGACCCGCAGGCGACGGTCACCCGACCGGTGCTCGAGCTGAAGGGCTTCGCCCGGGTCTCGGCCGCGGCCGGCCAGCGGGTGGCCGTGCGCTTCGAGTTGCCGACGGGGCAGCTCGGCTTCTACGACCGGCAGCTGAACTACACCGTGGAACCCGGGCAGATCGAGGTGTACGTCGGCTTCTCGTCCGACAACCGTGTCCTCGCCGGAAGCTTCGTCATCAAGGCGGGGGCGGACCGTTCGACGACGTCGAAGGCGTTCTCCGGCGCGGCGGAGGTCCGGGATCTGTCCGGCGGGGCCGTCTGACCCCATTCCACCGCCGACCCGGAATGGTTCGCGCGCCCGTTCCCGCCCGTCTTTTCGTCGGGCGGGAACGAGCGCGGGAAAAGACCGTTCATTCGGCCACCGAGCGTGACCGTCGTTCGCGGTTCCGCAACGGTGGACGGTGATCGGTCGGTGTGTTTGTCAACAATCCCGGTAGGGCCGTCCCGCGGGGGTCCCGTGAGGACGCGAAGGCCTTGTGTTTGTAATCGTTCTCGGTTACGTTGACAACATCCTGGAAACGTAACCGATAACGATTGCAGTCCAGAGAGAGCGGCATGACTGAAGTCAATGCGCCGGTAACAATGAGTGATGTCGCCCGAGTCGCCGGCGTTTCCACCGCCACCGTCTCGCGCGTCGTCAACGGGCACTACGGTGTCAGCCCGCGGACGCTCGCCCAGGTCCGTTCGGCCATCGAGCAGCTCGGCTACGAGTCGAGTCTCGTGGCCACGAGTCTCCGCCGCAGCCGCACCAACGTCCTGGGCCTCGTCGCGCACAGCTTCCAGTCGTACACGGCCGAGGTGCTCAAGGGTGTGATGAAGGCGCTGAGCCGCTCCGGCTTCGACCTGATCATCTATGCCAACAGTGACCTCTACGGGTCCTATTCGGAGGGTTGGGAGCAACGGCACCTGACCCGGCTGTCGGGCACCCTCACCGACGGGTGCATCGTCGTCACACCCTGGGGCGAGATGCACAGCCGGACGCCGATCGTGGCCATCGACCCGGTGCGGGGCGCGACGGCGCCCTCGGTCATGGCCGACAACCTCGCCGGCGCCACCACCGCGGTCGAGCATCTGCTCGGTCTGGGGCACCGCCGCATCGGCTTCATCGCGGGCCGTGACAGCCTCGCCTCGGCGTGGTCGCGGGAAGAGGGCTACCGGGCGGCGCTCGCCGACGCCGGCGTCCCGGTCGACCCCACGTTGATCGGTCGGGGAGACTTCAATCCCGAGTCGGCGGTCCCGTTGGCGCGTGCCCTGCTGCAACGGGCGGACCGGCCGTCGGCGATCTTCGCGGCGAGCGACGGGATGGCCCTCAAGGTCCTGGAGGTCGCCAGGGAACTCGGCCTCTCCGTCCCGGCGGACCTGTCCGTCGTCGGGTTCGACAACATCCCGGAGGCGGCGTCGACCGGCCTGACCACCGTGGACCAGTCGATGTTCCAGCTCGGGTACGAGGCCGCACGGATGCTGAAGTCACTGGTGACGGGCGACTGGGCCGAGCCGAGCCAGATAGTGCTGCCGACCAGCCTCGTGATCCGCAGCTCGACCGCACCACCGCCGAGCGCGGCGCGACCATGACAACCGCCGACGGGCGCCACGACCTGACCGCTTCCGACAGAGCGATCAGGTCGGGTGCGCGCGTGGCCAACACCTGAAGGAGGTGTCCGCAGCACGCACGGCGAGATCCACCGATGAGTTGAGCCGGCGAGCGGGTCGCATCCGCTGCCGGCGCAGAGAGGAGTGGAGCGTGACAACCGAACACTATCACGGGCGGTTACGCCGTCTGGGCGTACGTCGACTCTCGGCGGCGTTCACCGCCGGAGTCATCGCGGTCGCCGCGGTGCTGGTCGCGCCGCAACCCGCGGCGGCCGACACGCCGTGGCTGGCGGTCTCCGACGACCGCTACGCCTCGTTCACCGTTCCGGCCGCGTACGTTCAGGAGCAGCTGGGCACGGTGTCGCAGGTCGTCATCGAGGGCAACTTCGGCCCGTCGGCCACCTGGGCGGAATTCGGTCTGACCCGCCGCGGTGACGCGTGGTCGGGTGTGCTCGGTGCCCTGGAGCCGGGGCTCTACCACTACCAGGTCACCGCCGACGACACCAAGACCATCAAGGACCCGACGAACCCCACGAGTGTGGCGTCCCACCCGCTCTGGAGCAGCTTCCTGGTCGCGGGTGACTCGGCTCGCTGGTTGGTCGACGCGCCGACCGGCACCGGCGGCACGGTCGGGACGCTCACCTACCGGGTCCGTAACGAACAGCGTTCGGCCCTGGTCTGGACGCCACCGGGGTACGCGGCCAAGGGGCCGAAGAGCTACCCCACGCTCTTCCTGGAGTCGGGTGACGCCGCGGCCGCCACCGACTGGCTCGACCTCGGCCGCGCGAAGCAGATTCTCGACAACCTCTCGGCGGCCGGCAACATGCAGCCGATGGTGGTGGTGATCGCCGACAGCGCGGACGACCGGGAGCTGACGGACCTCCGCCGAGCGGTCGCCGACAACTACCGGGTCCGGCGTGATCCGGCGCACCAGGCGATCGCCGGCGTGGCCGACGGCGCTGCGCGGGCCGTGCGGGCGGCGTTCGCCAAGCCGGGGCAGTTCGGCTACGTCGGCTGGTTCTCCGGCGACTCGGCGCCGAGCATCGACCGCAAGGACGCCAAGGCGATCAACCGCGGCCTCAAACTGCTGCGTCTCTACACGGGGAACGTCACCGACGCCGCGCACAACCCCACCTACCGCCTGACGAAGGCGTTGGGTCGGGCCGATGTCCGGTTCGAGTTCGACGGCGTCAACCCGGACGGCGGCGGGAACTGGACCACCTGGCAGGAGAACCTCGTCGACTTCGTTCCACGGCTGTTCCGGCACGTGTCTGACCACGGGCCGAGCCCGGGCCACCGGCCGATCACGGGCGAGTTCGCGCCGCCAGCGGCCGGCACCACCCCCACGCCCTTCCTCACCGAGGACGGGTTCGTCACCTTCGAGACCACCACGGACTTCGCCACCGCCCAGCACGTCACCGTGTGGGCCAACATCGCGCCGGGCGGCAGTTGGCTGCGCGTGCCGTTGACCCGCGACGGCGACCGGTGGCGGGCGACCGTGGGGCCGCTGAAGCCCTGGTTCTACTACTACCGGCTGATCGTCGACCGGGTCCCGTTCAAGGACGTCTCGAACCCGACGAAGGTGACCACCGAGCCGATGTGGAGCACCTTCCTCGTCCCGGGCCCGGAGGCCCGACTGCTGACGGACGTGCCGGCCGGCCAGGGCGGGAAGGTCGAGGCCATGACCTACCGCAGCACGGTGGCGGGTCAGGACCGCACCGCGCTGGTGTGGACCCCACCCGGCTACGACCCGGGCCGGGCGCAGCCGTACCCGGTTCTCTACCTCCAGCACGGCGGCGGCCAGAACTACACGGACTGGGTCGAGATGGGTCGCGCCAAGCAGATCCTCGACCACCAGTTCCTCGACGGCGACCTCACGCCCATGGTCGTCGTGATGGGCAACGGCAACTCGTCCAACTTCAACCGGGAGCTGTTGGAGAACATCGTGCCGACAGCCCGGTCCCGCTACCACATCTCCAGTGACCCGTCCCAGCAGGCGCTCGCCGGCCTGTCGATGGGCGGTGGGCAGGCGTTCGGTGTGCTGCGCGCCTACCCGGGCCAGTTCGCCTACGTCGCGGCGTTCTCGGCCGGCTTCGGCAGCGGCACCGGCGTCGACGTGGAGGCCATCAACAACGGCACCAAGATGTTGCGCCTGTACGTCGGTGACCAGACCGACTTCGTGTACCCGAGCTTCATGGCCTCGCTGACCACGTTGAACAACCTCGGTATCCGCTACGAGTTCGACGGGGTGACCCCCGGGCCGCACGGCTGGGACGTGTGGCAGAAGAACCTCATCGACCTGGCGCCGCGACTGTTCAAGCGCTAGGGCCTCACCAGGCGACGCCACCGGGAGCAGGTTTCCTGCCCCGGTGGCGCCCGCCAGCGCATGGATCCTGTGCACCGCGACCCCCGAAGGGAACCATCTCAATGAGCCCTTTTCATCATGAGTAGGGGCTGGTCTCGACGCGGTGCAGGACGAGGATGGCCTGCACGATCGCGGTCGCGCGGCGGGGACAGCAGCGCAGCTTGGTCAGGAGCTTCCAGGTCTTGAGCGTGGCGATGGCGCGCTCGCCGCGGGCGCGGACACGGGCATGTGCGCGGTTGACGGCCTCCTGCCGGCGGGACAGCTTCGGCCGGTAGCGGTGGCGCTTGAACGGCGTGCGCACGCTCCCGCCGGCTCCTTGGTAGCCCTTGTCCGCGAACGTCATCACGTCCGCGCTGCTCAGCGCGTCGATGATGCCGTGAACACGGGCGGCGCTCAGGTCATGAATGGCGCCGGGCAGCGCAGCCGATGCCCAGACCAGGCGACCCGCAGCGTCCGCGATGACCTGCACGTTCACGCCGTGCCGCTTGTGCTTCCCGGAGTAGTAGGGCCTCTGATCGGCGACCCGGTCGATCGGGATCAGCGTGCCGTCGAGGATCGCGTATGCCAGCTTGCGGATGCGCTCCATCGCGGTAGCCAGATCGTCGGCCGCTGCGGCGAGCAGGTCGACAGCTTCGCGGACGTAGCGCCAGGCGGTGGTGACGCCAATGCCGAACCCGGCTGCGAGGCGGGTGTAGGTGTCGCCGTTGCGCAGGTGGGCGAGGGTGAGCAGGGCTTGCCGACCGGGGTCCAGACGCCGCCACCGGGATCGACGCTGCCGACGGTGGCCGCGGATGCACTCGGCGAGGTGGCTCAGGGTTCGACTGGACAGCGGAATCGTGGCGGGGTAAGACAGCACGGCGAGGCTCCCGGTCGGGGCATCGGATCTTGGTCGACTGCTGTCTTACCTGGAGCCTCGCCC
This genomic stretch from Micromonospora krabiensis harbors:
- a CDS encoding transposase family protein, producing the protein MLSYPATIPLSSRTLSHLAECIRGHRRQRRSRWRRLDPGRQALLTLAHLRNGDTYTRLAAGFGIGVTTAWRYVREAVDLLAAAADDLATAMERIRKLAYAILDGTLIPIDRVADQRPYYSGKHKRHGVNVQVIADAAGRLVWASAALPGAIHDLSAARVHGIIDALSSADVMTFADKGYQGAGGSVRTPFKRHRYRPKLSRRQEAVNRAHARVRARGERAIATLKTWKLLTKLRCCPRRATAIVQAILVLHRVETSPYS
- a CDS encoding LacI family DNA-binding transcriptional regulator produces the protein MTEVNAPVTMSDVARVAGVSTATVSRVVNGHYGVSPRTLAQVRSAIEQLGYESSLVATSLRRSRTNVLGLVAHSFQSYTAEVLKGVMKALSRSGFDLIIYANSDLYGSYSEGWEQRHLTRLSGTLTDGCIVVTPWGEMHSRTPIVAIDPVRGATAPSVMADNLAGATTAVEHLLGLGHRRIGFIAGRDSLASAWSREEGYRAALADAGVPVDPTLIGRGDFNPESAVPLARALLQRADRPSAIFAASDGMALKVLEVARELGLSVPADLSVVGFDNIPEAASTGLTTVDQSMFQLGYEAARMLKSLVTGDWAEPSQIVLPTSLVIRSSTAPPPSAARP
- a CDS encoding alpha/beta hydrolase, which produces MTTEHYHGRLRRLGVRRLSAAFTAGVIAVAAVLVAPQPAAADTPWLAVSDDRYASFTVPAAYVQEQLGTVSQVVIEGNFGPSATWAEFGLTRRGDAWSGVLGALEPGLYHYQVTADDTKTIKDPTNPTSVASHPLWSSFLVAGDSARWLVDAPTGTGGTVGTLTYRVRNEQRSALVWTPPGYAAKGPKSYPTLFLESGDAAAATDWLDLGRAKQILDNLSAAGNMQPMVVVIADSADDRELTDLRRAVADNYRVRRDPAHQAIAGVADGAARAVRAAFAKPGQFGYVGWFSGDSAPSIDRKDAKAINRGLKLLRLYTGNVTDAAHNPTYRLTKALGRADVRFEFDGVNPDGGGNWTTWQENLVDFVPRLFRHVSDHGPSPGHRPITGEFAPPAAGTTPTPFLTEDGFVTFETTTDFATAQHVTVWANIAPGGSWLRVPLTRDGDRWRATVGPLKPWFYYYRLIVDRVPFKDVSNPTKVTTEPMWSTFLVPGPEARLLTDVPAGQGGKVEAMTYRSTVAGQDRTALVWTPPGYDPGRAQPYPVLYLQHGGGQNYTDWVEMGRAKQILDHQFLDGDLTPMVVVMGNGNSSNFNRELLENIVPTARSRYHISSDPSQQALAGLSMGGGQAFGVLRAYPGQFAYVAAFSAGFGSGTGVDVEAINNGTKMLRLYVGDQTDFVYPSFMASLTTLNNLGIRYEFDGVTPGPHGWDVWQKNLIDLAPRLFKR